The genomic DNA CTAGACCAGTTGCATTTCTTACAACCTTAAGGACTTTGATTTTTGCAGCTGCATCAAAGCTTTCGAGAACTACATCAAATTCAGTTTTTTCTTCAGCAGCGCCACCATCTCCATCGCTGCCAGCTGCTCCTGGAGCTGCCATTACTACACCTGCAGAAGCTGCAGCAGATACACCAAAAGCCTCTTCAATTTGCTTTACAAGCTCAGAAGCTTCTAAAAGTGAGAGAGATTTTAATGATTCAAGAATTTCTTCAGTTTTTGCGGACATTTTCTTAAAAATTAATTAGGTTTTGAATTTAAGATTCTGATTTTTCAGAATGTTGTTTAAGTGATCTAGCAAGTCCAGAAGGCACTTCATTGATAGAGATTGCAATTTTTGATGCAACGCCATTTAGAGCGCCAGCAATTTTTGCCATCAATACTTCTTTAGATGGAAGACTTGCAATTTCTTTAATTTCAGAATCGCTAAGAAGTCTGCCTTCAAATAAAGCTCCTTTGGTTTCGGATTTTTTGGTGTCTTTTTGAAAAGATCGGATTGCTTTTACAGCACCACCAACATCTTCTTTGATTAAGACAAAAGCATTTGTTCCGGTCAGTAAAGATTCAAGATCGTTCCAATTACTATCTCCATCAATAGCTTTACGCATTAATGAATTTTTAGTAACTTTGCAAATGCCGTTAGTTGTTTGCAATCTAGATCGCAAATCTGACATCTCTTTGATAGTTAAACCTTTATAGTCAAGAACTACAGCCATTTCCGAGTCGTTTAAAAGAGATTTAATCTCAGTAACGATTTGTTGCTTATTCTCTAGTGTTCGGCCCATTGTGTTTTTTTGGATCGTAATTTAGGGAGAGCAGGAAATGCGGCAAAGTTCTTTTAAAAGAGGCCGCTTTTATTAGATCCAAAAAGAAATAATTAAGACGAGTCCTCGGTAGGAATTAAAAATTTAGAATAACTAAATAAACCTACTTTCTTTGGCCGTATTATTGCACTTTAAATTATACTACAAAGGGTTAACCTTCAGGTTGGTAATCTTGTATGGCATTTATGTCTACTTGAACAGAAGGTCCCATAGTTGAAGTTATATAAAAACTTTTCCAATACTTTCCTTTAGCTCCACTTGGTTTGTTTTTATCAATTGATTCTTGTAAGGTTTTTAAGTTGTCAAATAGCGCCTCTTTTGTAAAACTGGCTTTTCCAAAGCGGACATGAACAATACCTGCTTTGTCTGCTCTAAATTCGAGCTTACCAGCTTTGAATTCTTTTATTGCATTAGCAATATCATTAGTCACTGTACCAGCTTTAGGGTTAGGCATTAAACCTCTAGGTCCTAAAACTCGTCCTAATTTTGCAACCTTTGGCATCATATCTGGAGTTGCAATAAGTAGATCAAAATCCATATTTCCTTTGTTGATGCTTTCCACAAGATCTTCCTCTCCAAATAAATCTGCACCAGCAGACTTAGCTTTCGATACATTCTCACCGCTTGTGATTACTGCAATTCTGATGCTTTGGCCAGTACCATTTGGTAAAGCGACTGTGGTCCTTAATTGTTGATCAGTATATTTTGGATCAATACCTAAACGTATATGGGCTTCAATAGTTTCATCAAATTTAGCGTTGGCATTCTCCTTGATAATACTAAGGGCTTCAAGTGGGGCGTAAATACGATCTTCTATCTTTGTTGATAGAGCCGCCATTCTTTTTGATAGTTTTTTCATAGTAATTTTGGGTACAAACGGTTATTAACTAACCTCCCCTAAATAGTGAGTAATTTTGTTTTGAACTTAATCAGTAATAGAGACGCCCATATTACGAGCAGTACCCTCTATTACTTTCATTGCTGATTCAACACTAGAACAGTTTAGATCAGGAAGCTTAGTTTTGGCTATTTCTTCTAATTGAGCTTTACTTATATTCCCAACGGAACCTTTCGCGGATTCACCTGATCCTTTCTCTATACCCGCTGCTTTTGTTATTAAGACAGAAGCAGGTGGTGTTTTTGTAATAAAAGTAAAGCTTCTATCTTCAAAAACAGAAATCTCAACTGGAATTACAAAACCTGCTTTATCTTGTGTTCTTGCATTGTATTCTTTACAAAATGCCATGATATTTACACCATGTTGTCCTAAAGCTGGCCCTACAGGGGGAGCAGGATTTGCTTTGCCTGCTTGCAGAGCAAGCTTAATAACTGCAACAATTTTTTTTGCCATTAGATTAGAGAATTTAAGCTGAGGTAGAAAATCATTATTTTACTCGATAAACAAGAACAATTAGAAATTAATTTTGTTTATTGATTTGGGAGAATTCTAATTCTACAGGAGTCTCGCGCCCAAATATTGAAAGTAATGCTTTTAATTTATTTCTTTCCCCAGAAACTTCTATAACTTCTCCCTGGAAATCCTTGAATGGACCACTAGTTACTATGATTCTATCTTTTTCTTCAATATCTAACTTGATGACAGCTTTTTTCTCTGATGCGCGCTTGAATATTCTATTAACTTCTTGTCTGGATAATGGTCGAGGTTTAATATGACCTCGTGATCTCCCGCTAGCTCTACCGTCTTCAGCACCAACAAAGTTAATTACATTTGGAGTGCTTTTTACAGCCATCATTGTATCTTCATCCAAAATCATTCTTACGAGGACATAACCTGGAAAAACTTTTTCTTCAGTAGTTTGTCTACTGCCATCTTTTTTTAATTTAATCCCAGGAGTTTGGGGGATTTCAATTTCAATGATTCGATTATTAACTCCTAAAGTTACTGATCTCTGCTCAAGAGTTGCTTTTACTTTTTTCTCGCAGCTTGATGCAACTTGAACTGCATACCATCTTGCGATGCTAGTATTTGCCTTTGAAGAAGCAAGGTTTGTAGTCAATTCATTACTCATTTTTTTTCTTGAAACTTAATTAAGGTCTTTAATAAAAATAATATTTAGGGATATTCAACCAAAAATTTGCGAGGCTGCCCATCCATAGAATCTGCTGACAGATGCTATTGCTGCCGCAGAGAAGGATACCATAATTATAACCGCAACCGATTCGCTAAAAAGTTGTTGTTTGTTTGGCCACACGACAAGTTTAAGCTCATCGTAGGTAGATCTTAAAAAATTATTCTTTTTTTTAGGCTCTTCCAATTGAGGGGACTCTTTTTTAAGAGGTTCTTGATTAGTAGTAGGAATTGTCACAATATTTTTTAGAATTAAGCTTTACGCTTTAATTTTTATTTTAACTTATTGATTTACTCCTCAGCTAGGGCTGAAAACAATCTCATCCTTTTTGGCAGGGTTAAGTTTAATTATGATATTCTTTTTGTTTTTAAAGTTATCTTCTAACAGTTTTGCAGCTAAGGGATTTTCTATCTGTCTTCTAAGTTCCCTGCTAAGTGGTCTAGCACCATATTCAGGTTCGTAGGAATCGTTTGCGATTTTTTGGATAACTTTTTTGTCTATTGTGATATTTATTCTCTGTTCAAGAAGTAGGTTTTTTAAATCTTCTGTTTGAATAATAATTATTTTTTGAAGTTCATCAATAGATAATGGATCAAACTTTACTACTTCATCAATCCTATTCAAAAATTCAGGTCTAAAAATTGAAGACAATGTATTGCGAATCGAATTGTCTAGAGTTTGTTGATCTTTTACTAACTTTTCTGCATTTTTAGAAATCTTTTTTGAATACTCCAGTATAACTTTCCCAGCTAGGTTACTTGTCATAATGATTACGGTATTTTTGAAGTCCACGGTTCTACCTTGAGAGTCCGTTAATCTTCCTTCATCTAAGACTTGTAAAAGGATATTAAAAACTTCTGTATGTGCTTTTTCTATCTCATCAAGAAGTATTACTGAATAGGGTTTGCGTCTTACGGCTTCAGTTAATTGCCCTCCCTCTTCATAACCAACATAACCTGGAGGAGCTCCCAAAAGTCTTGCTACTGCATTTTTCTCCATATATTCACTCATATCTAATCTTAAAAGTGCTCCTTCTTCATCAAATAATGCTGATGCAAGAGATTTTGCTAATTCCGTTTTACCAACACCTGTAGGACCCATAAATAAAAAAGAACCAACAGGTCTTTTGGGACTTTTCATGCCAACGCGAGCCCTTCTAATTGCAGAAGAAACAGCTTCTATAGCTTTTTCTTGGCCAATAACTTTTTCACTTAATTCTTTTTCTAAATTAACTAACTTCTTTCGTTCATTTGAAACTACTTTAGAAATTGGAATACCTGTGATTTTTGAGATAACATCAGCAATGTCATCAGGTTCAACTTGATATTTGAACGGGAAATTTCTATTTTTCTTTATTTTTTTAAAGTTTCCTTTAACTTTTTGTATTTCATTCTCTATTTCACTTAACTCTTCTTCAAGCCTTTCTAAAAAATCAAAATCATTTACAATCTCATAATTAGAGTTGTCTTTAATTTTTTTTGTTAGCTTATCTTCTGCTTTCATTAAAATAGATAATTTCACCATTTCTTCGCGTAAATTATTCCAATTATCGAAAAGAACATTCAATTTTGCCTCTGCTTGTTGACTCATATTTAATAGTTTTTCTTTCTCTTCGATATTTCCATCTATCAAATTATTCAGTTTTTCATCAATAGTATGAATTTTGTTTTCTTGTTGGAGAATAATTTGAGGCTTGTTATTAGACTCGATTTTTAATTGTGCAGCTGCTTCATCAATTAAATCTATTGCTTTATCAGGGAGACATTTATCGCTAATATATCTGTCGGCTAATTTTGCAGAATAATTCACAGCGTCTTCAGAAATACTTATGCCATGATGTAATTCATATTTCTTTTTGATGCCTTGCAGTATTTTTGCGCTCAATTCTACTGAAGGTTCATTAACAACTATCTTTTGAAAGCAATTATTCAATGCCTGATCTTTTTCAATAGTTTCACGAAATTTTTCAGGTGTTGTTGTACCAATACATCTAAGTTCTCCTTCTGCTAGTAAAGGTTTTAAGATATTACTAATATCGGCAGTAGATCTGTCAGAACTCAATATTGAGTGGATTTCATCAATAAATAAAATCATTCCTTGGCTTGGATCGTTTAATTCCTGCAGTATTAAACTTAGTCGTTCCTCTAGTTGGCCTCTAAATTTTGTCCCAGAAACTAATGCTCCTAAGTCAAGTGAAATAATCTTAAAGTCTTTTAGAGAATCCGGTACTTTTTTTTCTAAGATTAATTGTGCAAGTAGTTTCGCAATTGAGGTTTTACCCACTCCAGGATTACCGATAAGTATTGGATTATTTTTGTTTCTTCTGCATAGTACCCTCATTAAATTGTTGATCTCATTTTCTCTTCCAATAACAGGATCTAGTAAACCTTTTTTAGCTGATTCTGTTAAATCCTTTCCATAAAGTGAAAGGGCATTTTCATCTTTGTCAACTTGTTTTTTGGTTTCGCTTTGAAGTTCACTTTTTGATAATGGAACTATAGCTTTTTCTGATTTTTCTTCTTTGACTTCAGTTTCTTTATTTGATTCGAAATTAGATTGATTATTTATCTCAATTACATTCTTATAATCAACAGAATTTTTCGATTGATTAATATTTGGAAAAAACTTTAATTCTTCCTCTAATTTTTCAATTGAAAGATTGCCTTCTTGAAAAACATAATTACCAATTCTTAAATCTCTTCCAAGAGCAATGAGTAAATGTGGGATTTCTATTAATCTTGATCCCCATTGAATTTTAATCTGATTTGCATTATCTAAAAGAATTTCTAAATCTTCCCCGATAGTAAAAATTTCTGACTCATTTGTTGGGCTCTCTTCTAAAAATTCTTCTGTTATATCTAAAACTGTATCTTGGTCTATTGATAATTTTTCAATGAAAGCAAAAAATTCACTTGATGAAAACAATGTATGAATTATGTGTTCAATATTAAATTCGCTATGGTCCCATTTTTTTGCTGTTTCTTCGCCTAATAGAAGAAGATTCCAACTTATATCGCTAAAAAGTTCAGGACTTGATGTAAGGGTTTCTCTCATAAACTATAAAACTATAGTTGATTATTATTTAATATTCTAAATAGGATCTGCATTAATAATCATCCAATAATTTTCAAATTGTAAGATGAAATTTAAAAATATGCTTATGAAAGCCATTGTGTAGGGTTAGGCATTAACAAAAATCTTATTTTTATCTAAGTTGTTCTGAAACCAAAAATTATATTTGGATAAACATTTATATTTCAGATATTAGCCAAATAGTTCAGCTATTAATAGGATTTAAATAGTAATAATTAAATTGTGAAAGAAACTATTGATTTTCTTATTGACACTATTGAAGCAAGGCAAGTCCTTGATTCAAGAGGCAATCCGACTGTCGAGGCAGAAGTCTTTTTGGAATGTGGTGCAAGGGGTATAGCAATTGTTCCTAGCGGAGCCAGTACTGGTGCTCATGAGGCACATGAATTAAGAGATGGCGGTTCAAATTATATGGGTAAAGGTGTATTAAATGCTGTTAATAAAATTCATGAAACAATATCGCCGGCTTTATGTGGCTTGTCAGCTTTAGATCAAACGGCGGTAGATAAGTTAATGATTGAAATTGATGGAACTCCTAATAAGTCCAACCTTGGAGCTAATTCAATCCTTGCAGTAAGTCTTGCAACTGCCAGAGCGTCAGCAAATGCTTTAGACATCCCCCTTTATAGATATCTTGGAGATCCATTATCTAATCTTCTTCCCGTACCATTGATGAATGTAATAAATGGCGGTGCTCATGCGCCAAATAGACTTGATTTTCAGGAATTTATGCTTGTCCCACATGGAGTTCAGAATTTCAGTGAATCACTAAGAATGGGTACTGAAATTTTTCACTCATTAAAATCATTACTGGATAAAAAAGGTCTATCTACCGCTGTAGGCGATGAGGGTGGATTTGCACCTGATTTATCATCGAGTGAAGAGGCAGGTGACTTACTGTTAGAAGCAATTCAAAAAGCTGGATTTATTCCTGGTGAGCAAGTTTCTTTAGCTTTAGATGCTGCCAGTACTGAATTTTATAACAATGGCATTTATAAATATGAAGGAAAAAATTTAAATAGTTCTGAAATGATTTCATATCTTTCAAGATTAGTTTCTAATTATCCAATAGTTTCAATAGAGGACGGTTTAGCAGAAGATGATTGGGAGGGTTGGTCAGAATTAAATAAAGAACTGGGAAATAAAGTTCAACTTGTAGGCGATGATTTATTCGTTACTAATACAGAAAGGTTAAGGAAAGGGATTATGGAAAAATCTGCTAATTCAATCCTAATAAAAGTGAATCAAATTGGAACATTAACTGAAACATTAGAAGCTATTGAGTTAGCTAAGACTTCCGGTTTTACAAGTGTTATAAGTCATAGAAGTGGTGAGACGGAAGATACAACAATTGCTGACTTATCTGTCGCCACAAGATCTGGTCAGATCAAGACCGGCTCTTTGAGTAGAAGTGAAAGAATTGCAAAATATAATAGGCTTTTGAAAATTGAAGAGGAACTGGGAAGTCAAGCAAGATTTGCTGGAGCTTTAGGTTTGGGTCCTAAAAATATATAGTTTCTCTAGCGCTTAAGTTTTTCTAAACGTGAGCCTTTACTCATACTTAATTGGCATTTTATCCAATCAATACTTATGGGTAGTGCAAAAAATAATGGCAACAATGCAAAATTATTTTGTTTATTGGTTACAAGTAAAGCAGATGCAATGGATAAGCTTCCAATAAGAATTGAATGGCCTAATGTTTTTTGAGCAGTAAACATTTTTTTAAATTGTCTATCAGACTCTCCCATCCTTATTTGTAATTGTAAATCGCCCTGCTCTAATCTTTCTAAACTTTCATCTATTCTTTTGGGAATTCCTACAGCTTTGGATCCTAGTTCACCTACTTGCCTTCCAAATTGGTTGATTAAATCATTAGGAGTTTGATTATTAGAAGTCATAAGTTCTATTAAATAAGGCTTAGTCACTGATACAAGATTAAACCCTGGGTCAAGCATTCTGCCAACTCCTTCAAAAGTTGATAAAGCTCTCATTACAAATATTAAATCCACTGGAAGTTGAAATGGGGTTTCATAAACAAGTTCGTATAAATCGCCAGATAATTTCTCAATTATATTTGGACTAAATGGTGGAGTTAAGGCTTCTTTAAGCATTAATCTGACTAATCTTCTGACTGGTCCTATATCAATATCTTTTGAAATTAGACCAGCTTGTTGTAATTGACTTACAAGTGATGAGGCGTCTCTTAAAGCGGCAGCCTGAACCATTCCCCCTAGCCTTGTTTGAAGGTTATTTGAGATATTGCCCATCATTCCAAAATCATAAAAAATTAATTTACCTTTATTTGAAACTGCTAGATTACCTGGATGAGGATCTGCATGAAAAAAACCGTAATTCACTAATTGTTTCAGGTAGCTGATGGCACCTACTTCTGCAATTTTTGATAAATTAATTTCTTGGGATTGTAATTTTTCTAAATCGCTTATTTTTGTTCCTTCTAGATAACTTAAACAAAGCACTTTTTCACTACTCATATCCCAAATTACTTCAGGAACTTCAACATTTTCATCATCAAGAAATTGCTGTCTAAATCTTGCTGCATATTGTGCTTCACAATTAAAATCAAGTTCCTTCATAAGAACTTTCCTGCATTCTTTCGCAATCGCAACCCAGTTTCTTCCGCGACTCCAATTTTTATTTTTCTGCAACAATCCTGCTATTTGCTGCATTATGCCCAAATCAATAATAAATAATTCTTTTAAATTGGGTCTTTGAACTTTAAATACTACTTCCTTACCATCTTTTAAAGTCCCCCTATGAACCTGAGCTAGTGATGCTGATCCAACCGGATCGCATATTATTTGATCTATTTCATTAAACTTTGAACCTAGTTCTTCTAGGATAGTTTCTTCAACTTGCTTAAATGAAAAATTAGGAACTTGATCCTGCAATTTAGATAATTCCTGTATCCAGGTATTAGGAATTAAATCAGGTCTTGCAGATAATAATTGTCCAATTTTAATAAATGCTGAACCAAGGTTAATTAATTGATTAGTAAACCACTTAGCTCGTTTAATTTGGATTCTACTTTTTTTATGGCTCTTAGTTTGGAAAATTGTAAATCTAAGATTATCTAGCCACAAAATTATTAAAAGCGAAATCAGGGTTATCCATATAAGAAAGCCCCTCTTCAATTTTTTAAAAAGATCATGAAGAATGTAATAACTCATTTAATTTGATTATTGATTTTTTTATTAAATAGATCAATTT from Prochlorococcus marinus CUG1416 includes the following:
- the nusG gene encoding transcription termination/antitermination protein NusG, with the translated sequence MSNELTTNLASSKANTSIARWYAVQVASSCEKKVKATLEQRSVTLGVNNRIIEIEIPQTPGIKLKKDGSRQTTEEKVFPGYVLVRMILDEDTMMAVKSTPNVINFVGAEDGRASGRSRGHIKPRPLSRQEVNRIFKRASEKKAVIKLDIEEKDRIIVTSGPFKDFQGEVIEVSGERNKLKALLSIFGRETPVELEFSQINKQN
- a CDS encoding ABC1 kinase family protein; this encodes MSYYILHDLFKKLKRGFLIWITLISLLIILWLDNLRFTIFQTKSHKKSRIQIKRAKWFTNQLINLGSAFIKIGQLLSARPDLIPNTWIQELSKLQDQVPNFSFKQVEETILEELGSKFNEIDQIICDPVGSASLAQVHRGTLKDGKEVVFKVQRPNLKELFIIDLGIMQQIAGLLQKNKNWSRGRNWVAIAKECRKVLMKELDFNCEAQYAARFRQQFLDDENVEVPEVIWDMSSEKVLCLSYLEGTKISDLEKLQSQEINLSKIAEVGAISYLKQLVNYGFFHADPHPGNLAVSNKGKLIFYDFGMMGNISNNLQTRLGGMVQAAALRDASSLVSQLQQAGLISKDIDIGPVRRLVRLMLKEALTPPFSPNIIEKLSGDLYELVYETPFQLPVDLIFVMRALSTFEGVGRMLDPGFNLVSVTKPYLIELMTSNNQTPNDLINQFGRQVGELGSKAVGIPKRIDESLERLEQGDLQLQIRMGESDRQFKKMFTAQKTLGHSILIGSLSIASALLVTNKQNNFALLPLFFALPISIDWIKCQLSMSKGSRLEKLKR
- the secE gene encoding preprotein translocase subunit SecE, with the translated sequence MTIPTTNQEPLKKESPQLEEPKKKNNFLRSTYDELKLVVWPNKQQLFSESVAVIIMVSFSAAAIASVSRFYGWAASQIFG
- the rplK gene encoding 50S ribosomal protein L11, which encodes MAKKIVAVIKLALQAGKANPAPPVGPALGQHGVNIMAFCKEYNARTQDKAGFVIPVEISVFEDRSFTFITKTPPASVLITKAAGIEKGSGESAKGSVGNISKAQLEEIAKTKLPDLNCSSVESAMKVIEGTARNMGVSITD
- the rplA gene encoding 50S ribosomal protein L1; this encodes MKKLSKRMAALSTKIEDRIYAPLEALSIIKENANAKFDETIEAHIRLGIDPKYTDQQLRTTVALPNGTGQSIRIAVITSGENVSKAKSAGADLFGEEDLVESINKGNMDFDLLIATPDMMPKVAKLGRVLGPRGLMPNPKAGTVTNDIANAIKEFKAGKLEFRADKAGIVHVRFGKASFTKEALFDNLKTLQESIDKNKPSGAKGKYWKSFYITSTMGPSVQVDINAIQDYQPEG
- the eno gene encoding phosphopyruvate hydratase, yielding MKETIDFLIDTIEARQVLDSRGNPTVEAEVFLECGARGIAIVPSGASTGAHEAHELRDGGSNYMGKGVLNAVNKIHETISPALCGLSALDQTAVDKLMIEIDGTPNKSNLGANSILAVSLATARASANALDIPLYRYLGDPLSNLLPVPLMNVINGGAHAPNRLDFQEFMLVPHGVQNFSESLRMGTEIFHSLKSLLDKKGLSTAVGDEGGFAPDLSSSEEAGDLLLEAIQKAGFIPGEQVSLALDAASTEFYNNGIYKYEGKNLNSSEMISYLSRLVSNYPIVSIEDGLAEDDWEGWSELNKELGNKVQLVGDDLFVTNTERLRKGIMEKSANSILIKVNQIGTLTETLEAIELAKTSGFTSVISHRSGETEDTTIADLSVATRSGQIKTGSLSRSERIAKYNRLLKIEEELGSQARFAGALGLGPKNI
- the rplJ gene encoding 50S ribosomal protein L10, coding for MGRTLENKQQIVTEIKSLLNDSEMAVVLDYKGLTIKEMSDLRSRLQTTNGICKVTKNSLMRKAIDGDSNWNDLESLLTGTNAFVLIKEDVGGAVKAIRSFQKDTKKSETKGALFEGRLLSDSEIKEIASLPSKEVLMAKIAGALNGVASKIAISINEVPSGLARSLKQHSEKSES
- a CDS encoding ATP-dependent Clp protease ATP-binding subunit, with translation MRETLTSSPELFSDISWNLLLLGEETAKKWDHSEFNIEHIIHTLFSSSEFFAFIEKLSIDQDTVLDITEEFLEESPTNESEIFTIGEDLEILLDNANQIKIQWGSRLIEIPHLLIALGRDLRIGNYVFQEGNLSIEKLEEELKFFPNINQSKNSVDYKNVIEINNQSNFESNKETEVKEEKSEKAIVPLSKSELQSETKKQVDKDENALSLYGKDLTESAKKGLLDPVIGRENEINNLMRVLCRRNKNNPILIGNPGVGKTSIAKLLAQLILEKKVPDSLKDFKIISLDLGALVSGTKFRGQLEERLSLILQELNDPSQGMILFIDEIHSILSSDRSTADISNILKPLLAEGELRCIGTTTPEKFRETIEKDQALNNCFQKIVVNEPSVELSAKILQGIKKKYELHHGISISEDAVNYSAKLADRYISDKCLPDKAIDLIDEAAAQLKIESNNKPQIILQQENKIHTIDEKLNNLIDGNIEEKEKLLNMSQQAEAKLNVLFDNWNNLREEMVKLSILMKAEDKLTKKIKDNSNYEIVNDFDFLERLEEELSEIENEIQKVKGNFKKIKKNRNFPFKYQVEPDDIADVISKITGIPISKVVSNERKKLVNLEKELSEKVIGQEKAIEAVSSAIRRARVGMKSPKRPVGSFLFMGPTGVGKTELAKSLASALFDEEGALLRLDMSEYMEKNAVARLLGAPPGYVGYEEGGQLTEAVRRKPYSVILLDEIEKAHTEVFNILLQVLDEGRLTDSQGRTVDFKNTVIIMTSNLAGKVILEYSKKISKNAEKLVKDQQTLDNSIRNTLSSIFRPEFLNRIDEVVKFDPLSIDELQKIIIIQTEDLKNLLLEQRINITIDKKVIQKIANDSYEPEYGARPLSRELRRQIENPLAAKLLEDNFKNKKNIIIKLNPAKKDEIVFSPS
- the rplL gene encoding 50S ribosomal protein L7/L12, whose protein sequence is MSAKTEEILESLKSLSLLEASELVKQIEEAFGVSAAASAGVVMAAPGAAGSDGDGGAAEEKTEFDVVLESFDAAAKIKVLKVVRNATGLGLGDAKALVESAPKTVKEGIAKADAESLKKEIEEAGGKVTLK